One genomic region from Asterias amurensis chromosome 7, ASM3211899v1 encodes:
- the LOC139939925 gene encoding carboxypeptidase M-like, producing the protein MTSTLRAILILYLTCAAEALPVVKTDYHNHAQLTSVMTSLSKIYPDTSYMYSIGKSVKGRDLWVMAVAGSKPNGRVTGRPEAKYVGNMHGNEAVGREILLHFLEHLLLEYQNGNSEVIQLMDTTRIHILPSMNPDGFELSTQRCRGVDSRSNDNGYDLNRNFPDFFEPNNSPLQPETLAVIQWIQRNQFVLSANFHGGALVANYPYDIRPPEAENTLETPYHQSPDDKVFKFLAKTYSKTHPRMHLANENACGPNSDAGFTDGITNGADWYPLAGGMQDYNYVYGGCLEITLEVSCCKYPTASKLLKFWNENRHPMLEFLKQANRGVKGQVFDTSRNPIEGASVWVLEHKSPLPLFTTASGEYWKILLPGSYTLNVSKYGFVTQNLKFKIPEGSNDAIVFDVTLKDTGSHLLASEQTEPTPSLAMIWSVTKRQSIVMTTVVLLMQLWI; encoded by the exons atgacgtccaCGCTGAGGGCCATTTTGATACTCTACCTGACCTGTGCTGCAGAAGCATTACCAGTGGTGAAGACTGATTATCACAATCATGCACAGCTGACGtcagtgatgacgtcactttcaaAAATATACCCGGATACTAGTTACATGTACAGCATTGGAAAATCAGTGAAAG GTAGAGACCTTTGGGTGATGGCTGTTGCTGGGAGTAAACCAAATGGTCGGGTAACGGGCAGACCAGAAGCTAAATACGTAGGCAACATGCATGGCAATGAG GCTGTCGGTAGAGAAATTTTACTCCATTTTTTGGAGCATCTACTTCTGGAATATCAGAATGGAAATAGCGAAGTAATACAACTAATGGACACCACAAGGATCCACATCTTACCCTCTATGAACCCAGATGGGTTTGAACTATCCACGCAAAGATGTAGAGGGGTTGACTCAAG ATCGAACGACAACGGCTACGATCTTAATAGGAACTTTCCGGACTTCTTTGAGCCAAACAACAGCCCACTTCAGCCGGAGACACTGGCCGTGATTCAATGGATACAAAGAAACCAGTTTGTCCTGTCTGCTAACTTCCATGGAGGAGCTCTGGTTGCTAACTACCCCTACGATATTAGGCCGCCTG AGGCTGAAAACACCCTGGAAACTCCATACCACCAAAGTCCAGACGACAAAGTGTTTAAATTCCTCGCCAAGACGTATTCTAAGACACACCCACGAATGCATCTTGCCAATGAGAACGCATGTGGTCCGAACAGCGATGCAGGCTTTACGGACGGGATAACCAACGGAGCAGACTGGTATCCTCTTGCAG GTGGGATGCAAGATTACAACTACGTCTACGGTGGTTGCTTGGAGATCACTTTAGAGGTTTCTTGCTGTAAGTACCCCACCGCTTCCAAGTTGTTGAAGTTCTGGAACGAGAACCGGCACCCCATGCTGGAATTTCTCAAGCAAGCAAATCGAG GTGTAAAAGGTCAAGTGTTTGACACGAGCAGGAACCCTATCGAGGGCGCTAGCGTATGGGTCCTGGAACACAAATCGCCTCTACCTCTCTTCACCACGGCGTCTGGAGAATATTGGAAAATACTTCTTCCAGGATCGTACACATTAAAT GTATCAAAGTACGGTTTTGTGACCCaaaacctcaaattcaaaatcccAGAAGGTTCGAATGACGCTATAGTCTTTGACGTCACTCTTAAAGATACTGGAAGTCACCTCCTTGCATCTGAACAAACTGAACCCACGCCCTCACTTGCTATGATTTGGTCAGTCACTAAGAGGCAGTCCATTGTCATGACAACGGTTGTATTATTGATGCAACTATGGATATGA
- the LOC139939924 gene encoding uncharacterized protein produces MSFLCPSVGLLKLRRFTKTGFAGPRTGKIRSNVRNRGTSVSFERRGSDVSLASQGGFSALYGDIGSGRECETGGRELERQESYAGVYVGGDAEKTLLTNDDCTKPQDTGFLSRDPATVQSFTFFEETFISSRDQHDVTNIDSIIDQTENNDTFKEQKTPAQSYGRDPRTTPSSSGSQKAHYNLPTWVRQRRCLPTLNEVDFDNIDAVSLGGFSMASEIGKDDNNNNKAAGEKASRSEVTESKNSMCRVKRTHSDDSNDVVFNDDQIQHPRHHHLQHPRHHHLHMNMIADDMKAMNVYSPKKTRRSESVMTDDSVFEREPLLLQNSPIAPKQRHSRIKKSPSMESLRRRSKKMGSFRRKEKQPVRKNLTKTSTQNINNENIEHWNRGQFSAVGSLVRSKPLYMRATSERALDPSAVKLRLESSTARKWRQTGERSPLSEATNVSRPRPSVCLRMEIIQRPVNHQDTHPGGSSVSVPPPAHRTTPSRSLQGSVKLPAGKLRPTPQRSNVKSRRRSSLRRVSTEVTNESPRSPNLTVKEENIDNIFITNKVEMKIQKATRNAVNREGFSNVKLDLRSVNSNTVKEYSNRGAVTDVNFEERHLDGSNKNRAGVQMQRLTSVCKSDPGPNDEIFGEKEDEQSRQITPSTIESSVIQIDEMNVHLETVIDKGTVRAEVVSNQPPKNLIHKPKFAANALKEAKIVSTTKMAPETTPGVDEDGRIPPLPVKMYKSASFTGSTNQTKEDLSATSATRSATNVRALQIPLSNQQKRKVRRSAPGNPNGRARHISAVEASREDIVKVVAAMKASLDSTTQKRDNHQEKGAVSRRTDIVKVDLGEAVAVYAFEARNEGDLSLDVGECVQVLNIDDSDWLLVKKHSKFQEEGFVPRIFLHMTSEEEPPSHHNHRDNLASSSGEQSLPKQLNHTSDSNSRHLAQQANPKRKSVPSDKQSTDQSAVDTFPSKTINQSHSSSSQNIPDCRFLQPMRKIRARPNKFNTNIRSQSSTPLIETYVVIEDYTAHDEDEVSVVEAEVVVVNSGQQREVDWMWVYVPRTEMFGFMPAFSARPLGFHYSDV; encoded by the exons ATGCTGAAAAGACTCTACTGACAAATGATGATTGCACAAAGCCCCAAGATACCGGTTTTCTCTCACGCGATCCTGCCACCGTACAGTCCTTTACTTTCTTTGAAGAGACCTTCATCTCATCCCGAGACCAACATGACGTCACTAACATTGATTCAATCATTGATCAGACAGAAAATAATGACACCTTTAAAGAGCAGAAAACTCCAGCCCAGTCTTACGGACGTGACCCCAGGACAACGCCGTCCAGCAGCGGGAGCCAAAAGGCACACTACAACCTACCGACGTGGGTGAGGCAGCGTCGGTGCCTACCCACACTGAACGAGGTCGATTTTGATAATATAGACGCCGTCAGTCTGGGTGGTTTCAGCATGGCGTCTGAAATCGGCAAAGAcgataacaacaataacaaagcAGCTGGAGAAAAGGCTTCGAGGTCAGAGGTTACGGAATCTAAAAATAGTATGTGTAGAGTGAAGAGAACCCACAGTGATGATTCAAATGATGTTGTATTCAATGATGACCAGATTCAGCATCCAAGACATCACCATCTCCAGCACCCAAGACATCACCATCTCCATATGAACATGATTGCCGATGACATGAAAGCCATGAATGTATACTCCCCAAAGAAGACGCGAAGAAGTGAGTCTGTCATGACCGATGATTCCGTCTTCGAAAGAGAGCCTCTTCTTCTCCAGAACTCTCCTATTGCTCCTAAACAAAGACACTCAAGAATAAAGAAGTCTCCAAGTATGGAGAGTCTCAGAAGGAGGTCTAAAAAGATGGGTTCGTTTAGAAGGAAGGAAAAGCAACCCGTGAGGAAAAACTTGACAAAAACTTCcacacaaaatatcaacaatGAAAACATTGAGCATTGGAACCGAGGACAGTTTAGTGCAGTCGGAAGCCTAGTAAGGTCTAAACCACTCTACATGCGAGCAACCTCGGAGCGTGCACTGGATCCAAGTGCAGTAAAGCTCAGGCTCGAGTCATCCACGGCCAGAAAATGGCGCCAAACTGGAGAAAGATCACCTTTAAGTGAAGCCACCAATGTGAGTCGCCCTCGGCCGTCTGTCTGCCTTCGCATGGAGATCATTCAGCGCCCGGTCAATCACCAAGATACCCACCCAGGAGGAAGCTCCGTCTCGGTACCCCCACCGGCTCACAGGACAACCCCTAGTCGGTCTCTTCAGGGTTCGGTGAAGTTGCCTGCAGGGAAGTTGAGACCCACCCCGCAGAGATCGAACGTCAAGAGTCGACGGAGAAGCTCTCTCAGACGAGTGTCAACTGAGGTCACGAATGAGTCTCCACGCTCGCCAAACCTCACCGTGAAGGAAGAAAACATTGACAATATTTTCATTACTAATAAAGTTGAAATGAAAATACAGAAAGCAACTCGCAATGCTGTAAATCGAGAGGGTTTTTCGAATGTCAAACTTGACTTACGATCAGTGAACTCAAATACTGTAAAGGAATATTCAAATCGTGGTGCCGTGACAGACGTTAACTTCGAGGAACGACATTTGGATGgttcaaataaaaatagagCAGGAGTTCAAATGCAGCGATTAACCTCAGTATGCAAAAGTGACCCCGGACCAAATGACGAGATTTTCGGTGAGAAGGAAGACGAGCAGTCCCGTCAGATTACTCCCAGCACTATTGAGTCCTCGGTTATACAAATAGATGAAATGAACGTACATTTAGAGACTGTCATTGATAAGGGAACTGTTCGTGCCGAGGTCGTTTCAAATCAACCGCCTAAAAATCTCATCCACAAACCAAAGTTTGCCGCCAACGCACTCAAGGAGGCAAAGATCGTCAGTACAACCAAGATGGCGCCTGAAACAACTCCAGGAGTTGATGAAGATGGTCGAATTCCCCCACTGCCCGTGAAGATGTATAAATCTGCATCTTTTACCGGATCAACTAACCAGACTAAAGAAGACCTTTCTGCAACCTCGGCAACAAGATCAGCAACTAACGTTCGTGCTTTGCAGATCCCTCTCTCCAACCAACAGAAACGGAAGGTGAGACGTAGCGCCCCTGGAAATCCGAATGGACGCGCCCGGCATATCTCTGCCGTGGAAGCATCCAGGGAGGACATCGTGAAAGTTGTTGCCGCAATGAAGGCTTCTTTGGACTCTACCACTCAAAAGAGGGATAATCATCAAGAGAAGGGCGCAGTTAGTCGAAGGACCGATATCGTGAAAGTGGATCTTGGGGAAGCCGTGGCTGTCTACGCCTTCGAAGCGAGGAATGAAGGCGATCTTTCATTGGACGTAGGGGAGTGTGTCCAGGTGCTGAATATCGACGATTCTGATTGGCTGCTCGTGAAGAAACATTCCAAGTTTCAAGAGGAAGGATTTGTTCCGAGAATATTTCTGCATATGACATCCGAGGAAG aacCACCAAGTCACCATAATCATCGGGACAACTTGGCATCTTCTTCCGGCGAGCAATCTCTGCCCAAGCAACTAAATCACACATCTGACTCAAACTCCCGCCATCTTGCCCAACAAGCCAATCCAAAGCGCAAGTCTGTACCATCTGATAAGCAGTCCACCGACCAATCAGCTGTGGATACTTTCCCCTCAAAAACTATCAACCAATCCCACTCAAGTTCTTCACAAAACATACCCGATTGTCGCTTTCTCCAGCCAATGAGAAAAATTCGAGCGCGtcccaacaaattcaacactaaCATAAGATCACAGTCTAGCACCCCCTTGATTGAGACATACGTGGTGATTGAGGATTACACTGCGCATGACGAGGACGAGGTCAGCGTGGTTGAAGCAGAGGTCGTGGTGGTGAACTCAGGTCAGCAACGTGAGGTGGACTGGATGTGGGTGTACGTGCCGCGAACGGAAATGTTTGGTTTTATGCCGGCTTTTAGCGCGAGGCCGTTGGGTTTTCACTACTCCGATGTGTAG